The following are encoded together in the Parabacteroides chongii genome:
- a CDS encoding HU family DNA-binding protein, with protein sequence MCAKYTFYKNPPNRETGETGSLYAKVVSGGKITTDQLAEEIAGRSTFTSGDVKGVIRALSEQLHYHLREGETVDIEGVGNFSVTLKTPKGITDPKQIRAESISFNNVVYRTSPDLKHKLKVMPLVRAVLPKRKEIAEKERLDNILSKLKKERLVSSTDCMLFNHCSRYQALKDLKKLNEQGKLTWLGRGKQKYYVLRENWLKGMRNEDLKEE encoded by the coding sequence ATGTGTGCTAAATATACGTTTTATAAGAATCCACCGAACCGGGAAACGGGAGAAACAGGTTCGCTGTATGCCAAAGTCGTCTCCGGTGGTAAGATCACGACCGACCAGTTGGCTGAAGAGATAGCCGGACGGTCGACATTCACTTCAGGTGACGTAAAAGGGGTTATCAGGGCTTTGTCCGAACAGTTGCATTACCATCTGCGTGAGGGTGAGACGGTTGATATCGAAGGCGTCGGTAACTTCTCTGTGACACTAAAGACCCCGAAAGGTATCACTGACCCTAAACAAATCCGTGCCGAATCGATCAGTTTCAACAATGTTGTCTACCGTACTTCTCCGGACTTGAAACATAAGTTGAAAGTGATGCCTCTTGTCCGTGCCGTCCTTCCGAAACGCAAAGAGATCGCAGAAAAAGAACGGCTGGATAACATCCTGTCCAAATTAAAAAAGGAGCGACTGGTCTCTTCCACCGATTGTATGTTGTTCAACCATTGCAGCCGTTACCAGGCACTGAAGGATTTGAAAAAGCTGAACGAGCAGGGCAAGCTGACCTGGCTGGGGAGAGGGAAGCAGAAGTATTATGTGTTGCGCGAGAACTGGTTGAAGGGGATGCGTAATGAAGATTTGAAGGAAGAATAA
- the yaaA gene encoding peroxide stress protein YaaA, which translates to MLIILTSAKTMTGTSKIKAPAGTTPRFTQEATEIALNMAQFSADELKKILKLNPKLALENYNRFQEFHTEEVHPLQALLAYTGVVFKNINPKDFSEEDFLYANDHLRIASICYGLLRPLDLIKPYRMEYEVKLPELGEGNMYNYWRPRQTQLLIDEVKKNGNILMNLASQEIQGAYNWKEVEKAVRIITPEFKVWKDGKAQTIVIYTKMARGQMTRYMLKNRITDPEELKQFSWEGFTYDESLSEGDNWVFLQS; encoded by the coding sequence ATGCTAATTATATTAACGTCGGCAAAAACAATGACCGGTACTTCCAAGATAAAAGCGCCCGCAGGGACAACACCCCGTTTCACACAGGAAGCGACGGAAATAGCCCTGAATATGGCACAGTTCTCTGCCGATGAACTGAAAAAGATATTGAAGCTCAACCCCAAGCTGGCGCTGGAGAATTACAACCGGTTCCAGGAATTCCATACGGAAGAAGTGCATCCGCTACAGGCGTTGCTGGCATACACGGGCGTTGTTTTCAAGAATATCAACCCGAAGGACTTTTCGGAAGAAGATTTTCTGTACGCCAACGACCATCTGCGGATCGCTTCCATCTGCTACGGCCTGCTCCGTCCGCTCGACCTGATCAAGCCTTACCGGATGGAATATGAAGTGAAACTGCCGGAACTGGGCGAAGGGAATATGTATAATTACTGGCGTCCGCGTCAGACCCAGCTGCTGATCGATGAAGTGAAAAAGAACGGTAATATCCTGATGAACCTTGCCAGCCAGGAGATACAGGGAGCCTACAATTGGAAAGAGGTGGAAAAAGCCGTCCGCATCATCACGCCGGAGTTCAAGGTTTGGAAAGACGGAAAAGCACAAACAATTGTCATTTACACGAAAATGGCACGCGGACAAATGACCCGGTATATGCTGAAAAACCGGATCACTGATCCTGAAGAGCTCAAACAATTCTCCTGGGAAGGGTTTACTTATGACGAGAGCTTGTCAGAAGGGGATAATTGGGTTTTCCTGCAAAGCTAA
- a CDS encoding 6-bladed beta-propeller, giving the protein MKKTCLLLLLLVGIIYIHEGFRIISDDMPVKSTTKGSLSDIADEVIAIPLETKSDCRLKYATQIKRDRNELFLVSNGQLYHFDCSGKFVNRITSNQHFPVADYVINPLERQLIVMDNEENVYYYDYDGTLLERKSLAGINPLKAPTRLMYYDRHIWLTAQALSPSKEDADTQCMDQWLYKFDTTLNLQDARKLTAADLGRFYLGTCFSTELSVADGNVYAYSPSTQPDELLADTLYLISRNQLNIHNDYSSILPLCIAGRYLVSTYSNAADEEENYTFCYDRREEYAYNVTGGFEDNFYHTGRVPDLKALDVYNSSFCYCRSGEEVKNAFPDRTEEDNPVLFIVRMKA; this is encoded by the coding sequence ATGAAAAAGACCTGTTTACTATTACTCTTGCTCGTCGGGATAATCTATATACATGAAGGTTTCCGGATTATCAGCGACGATATGCCGGTGAAAAGTACCACCAAAGGTTCCCTATCGGACATTGCCGACGAGGTGATAGCCATTCCGCTGGAAACGAAATCGGACTGCCGGCTGAAATATGCCACACAGATCAAACGCGACAGGAATGAATTGTTCCTGGTTAGCAACGGGCAGCTTTATCATTTCGACTGCTCCGGCAAGTTCGTCAACCGCATTACCAGCAACCAGCATTTCCCCGTTGCCGATTACGTCATCAATCCGCTCGAAAGACAACTGATCGTCATGGATAACGAGGAAAATGTTTATTACTACGATTACGACGGAACGTTGCTGGAAAGGAAAAGCCTTGCCGGAATCAATCCGCTGAAAGCCCCTACCCGCCTGATGTATTACGACCGCCATATCTGGCTGACAGCACAAGCATTGTCACCCTCCAAAGAAGATGCCGACACACAATGCATGGACCAGTGGCTTTACAAATTCGATACGACACTCAACCTGCAGGACGCACGTAAACTGACGGCTGCCGACCTGGGACGTTTCTATCTCGGCACCTGCTTCTCCACGGAGCTTTCTGTTGCCGACGGTAATGTGTATGCCTATTCACCCTCCACGCAACCGGACGAATTACTGGCCGATACACTTTATCTGATCAGCCGGAACCAGCTGAATATCCATAATGATTATTCCTCGATCCTGCCGTTGTGCATTGCCGGACGTTACCTGGTTTCCACTTATTCGAATGCAGCTGACGAAGAAGAGAATTACACGTTCTGTTACGACCGCCGCGAAGAATATGCTTATAATGTAACAGGCGGTTTCGAAGATAATTTCTATCATACGGGAAGAGTACCCGATTTGAAGGCGTTGGATGTTTACAACAGTTCTTTCTGTTACTGCCGATCGGGGGAAGAAGTGAAAAACGCATTTCCGGATCGTACGGAAGAAGATAATCCGGTTCTGTTTATCGTCCGGATGAAGGCATAA
- a CDS encoding YebC/PmpR family DNA-binding transcriptional regulator, which produces MGRAFEFRKARKFKRWGNMARVFTKLGKEITIAAKAGGPDPENNPHLRALMQNAKKENMPKDNVERAIKRAVEKDFTGYKEMNYEGYGPYGIAIFVETATDNTTRTVANVRSYFNKHGGSLGTSGSLEFLFDHKCVFHIAKKEGISLEDLELELIDYGVDEVDEDEEEVVIYGEFAQNSAIQKYLEENGFEITSSEFVRIPNDLKEVTAEQREALDKLIEKLEEDDDVQNVFHNMKEDLSEDEE; this is translated from the coding sequence ATGGGAAGAGCGTTTGAGTTCCGTAAAGCAAGAAAATTTAAACGTTGGGGCAATATGGCCCGCGTATTCACGAAACTGGGTAAGGAAATCACTATTGCAGCGAAAGCGGGCGGTCCTGATCCGGAAAACAATCCCCACTTGCGTGCATTGATGCAGAACGCGAAGAAGGAGAACATGCCGAAGGACAATGTTGAACGTGCCATTAAACGTGCTGTAGAAAAAGACTTCACCGGTTATAAGGAAATGAACTATGAAGGATACGGCCCGTATGGTATCGCTATCTTCGTGGAAACAGCGACTGATAACACTACCCGTACGGTTGCAAACGTGCGTAGCTATTTCAATAAACACGGTGGTTCGCTGGGTACAAGCGGTAGCCTTGAATTTCTGTTCGACCATAAGTGCGTATTCCATATTGCGAAGAAGGAAGGCATTTCACTGGAAGACCTGGAACTCGAACTGATCGACTATGGTGTGGATGAAGTAGATGAGGACGAAGAAGAAGTGGTTATCTACGGCGAGTTTGCACAGAACTCGGCTATTCAGAAATATCTTGAAGAGAATGGCTTTGAGATCACAAGCAGCGAGTTTGTCCGTATCCCGAACGACTTGAAAGAAGTGACTGCCGAACAGCGTGAAGCACTGGATAAGCTGATCGAAAAGCTGGAAGAAGACGATGACGTTCAGAATGTTTTCCATAATATGAAGGAAGATCTGAGCGAAGACGAAGAATAA
- the pheT gene encoding phenylalanine--tRNA ligase subunit beta: MNISYNWLKEYLDFDLQPEEVSAALTSIGLETGGVEEVQTIKGGLEGLVIGEVLTCVEHPNSDHLHITTVNVGGEEPLQIVCGAPNVAAGQKVVVAVNGTKLYDGDEVFTIKRSKIRGVESNGMICAEDEIGIGTDHAGIIVLPADAVVGTPAKEYYNVKSDYVLEVDITPNRVDGTSHFGVARDLAAYLKQNAKPAALKRPSVDAFKIDDETPAIEVIVENTEACPRYSGVTIKGVTVKESPEWLKNRLTIIGLRPINNVVDVTNYVLHEMGQPLHSFDAGKVKGNKVIVKTQPEGTKFVTLDGVERTLTDRDLMICNTEEAMCIGGVFGGLDSGVTEQTTDVFLESACFHPTWIRKTARRFGLNTDASFRFERGLDANNTIYVLKRAALLIQEVAGGKITGAIQDVYPSPMLPYTVELTYNKINALIGKDIPVETVKSILESLEMEIVSETEEGLTIHVPVYRIDVQRDVDVIEDILRIYGYNNVEFSENVKSNLSYKTATDRGYQLQNLISEQLCGSGFNEIMNNSLTRSAYYDELTTYPVSHCVMLMNPLSADLNGMRQTLLFGGLESIEHNAKRKNGNIRFFEFGNCYDYNVEKKREDATLAEFSEDYRLGLWVCGNRVENSWAHADEKSSVYELKAYVENILARLGVDRKKVIFGNLSNDIYSSGISITTGSGRELGTFGIVSRKICKAMDIDFDVYFAELSWTLLMKETKKSKVTFSEISKFPAVKRDLALLLDKSVQFAEIEKIARDSERKLLKDISLFDVYEGKNLPAGKKSYAVSFFLQDETKTLNDKQIDAIMQKIRKNLEDKLGASLR, encoded by the coding sequence ATGAATATATCTTACAACTGGCTGAAAGAGTATCTTGATTTCGACTTGCAGCCTGAAGAAGTATCAGCAGCACTAACCTCTATCGGTTTGGAAACCGGCGGAGTTGAAGAAGTTCAAACAATCAAAGGTGGACTGGAAGGATTGGTTATCGGTGAAGTTCTTACCTGTGTGGAACACCCGAACTCTGATCACCTGCATATTACCACTGTAAATGTAGGCGGTGAAGAACCTTTACAGATCGTTTGTGGCGCACCTAATGTGGCAGCAGGCCAGAAAGTGGTCGTTGCTGTGAACGGTACGAAACTGTATGACGGTGATGAAGTCTTTACGATCAAACGCTCGAAGATTCGTGGTGTTGAATCGAACGGTATGATCTGTGCGGAAGACGAGATCGGTATCGGAACAGACCATGCGGGTATTATCGTACTGCCGGCTGACGCAGTTGTAGGAACTCCGGCGAAGGAGTATTATAATGTAAAGAGCGACTACGTACTCGAAGTGGATATCACTCCGAACCGTGTGGACGGAACCTCTCATTTCGGTGTAGCCCGCGACCTGGCTGCTTATCTGAAACAAAACGCTAAGCCGGCAGCTTTGAAACGCCCGTCGGTAGACGCGTTCAAGATCGACGATGAAACTCCGGCTATCGAAGTGATCGTTGAAAATACGGAAGCCTGCCCGCGTTACTCCGGCGTGACGATCAAAGGTGTAACGGTAAAAGAAAGTCCGGAATGGTTGAAGAACCGTTTGACTATAATCGGTCTGCGTCCTATTAATAATGTAGTGGACGTGACCAACTATGTGTTGCACGAAATGGGGCAGCCTCTGCACTCGTTCGATGCAGGTAAAGTGAAAGGAAACAAAGTGATCGTGAAGACACAGCCGGAAGGAACGAAATTCGTTACTTTGGACGGTGTTGAACGTACGTTGACCGATCGCGACCTGATGATCTGCAACACGGAAGAAGCGATGTGTATCGGTGGTGTGTTCGGTGGTCTCGATTCAGGTGTGACGGAACAGACTACGGATGTGTTCCTGGAATCAGCTTGTTTCCATCCGACATGGATCCGTAAGACAGCTCGTCGTTTCGGCTTGAATACCGATGCCTCTTTCCGTTTCGAACGTGGGCTGGATGCTAACAATACCATTTATGTCTTGAAGCGTGCCGCTTTGTTGATCCAGGAAGTAGCTGGCGGTAAGATCACCGGTGCTATTCAGGATGTCTATCCGAGTCCGATGCTGCCTTATACGGTCGAACTGACTTATAATAAGATCAATGCCCTGATCGGTAAGGATATTCCGGTGGAAACGGTTAAGAGCATTCTGGAAAGTCTGGAAATGGAAATCGTTTCAGAGACTGAAGAAGGTCTGACTATCCATGTACCGGTTTACCGTATCGACGTACAGCGTGATGTCGATGTCATTGAAGATATTCTCCGTATCTACGGATATAATAATGTAGAGTTCAGTGAAAATGTAAAATCGAATCTGAGCTACAAGACAGCTACCGACCGTGGTTACCAGTTGCAGAATCTGATCTCTGAACAGCTTTGCGGTTCGGGCTTCAATGAGATCATGAACAATTCGTTGACTCGTTCCGCTTATTACGACGAACTGACTACTTATCCGGTTTCTCATTGCGTCATGCTGATGAACCCGTTAAGTGCAGACCTGAACGGTATGCGTCAGACGTTGTTGTTCGGCGGTCTGGAAAGTATCGAACACAATGCGAAACGTAAGAACGGCAATATCCGTTTCTTCGAATTCGGAAACTGCTACGATTATAATGTTGAAAAGAAACGCGAAGACGCAACTTTGGCTGAGTTCTCGGAAGACTATCGTTTGGGATTATGGGTTTGCGGTAACCGTGTAGAGAATAGTTGGGCACATGCCGACGAGAAATCCAGCGTATACGAACTGAAGGCTTATGTTGAAAACATCCTGGCACGCCTGGGTGTCGACAGAAAGAAAGTGATCTTCGGAAACCTGAGCAACGATATCTATTCGTCAGGTATCAGTATCACGACCGGTTCAGGACGCGAGCTGGGTACTTTCGGTATTGTCAGCCGTAAGATATGCAAGGCGATGGATATTGACTTTGACGTATATTTTGCCGAATTATCCTGGACACTGCTGATGAAAGAAACGAAGAAGAGCAAGGTTACTTTCTCTGAGATATCTAAGTTCCCGGCAGTAAAACGTGACTTGGCGTTGTTGCTTGACAAGTCGGTACAATTTGCCGAAATCGAGAAGATTGCCCGCGACAGTGAGCGTAAGCTTCTGAAGGATATCTCCCTGTTCGACGTTTACGAAGGCAAGAACCTGCCGGCAGGAAAGAAATCGTATGCCGTAAGTTTCTTCCTGCAGGATGAGACAAAGACATTGAACGACAAACAAATCGATGCGATCATGCAGAAGATCCGGAAGAACCTGGAAGACAAACTGGGCGCATCATTGAGATAA
- a CDS encoding ATP-binding protein, protein MSGKYLSVQFILFPLLALLLFNSCSQAAKKKHILIIQSYESSFPAYKEMKKILASRLQKKDIQAEVYSYYLDCEQNLEKKQKINLFGKLNELCPWKPDIILTFDDQALNILLSCGHPCIATIPVVFTGVNYPNASFIQKYPNITGFHDKPDYKTNIKLIEQLIGKCIVVRVTDGEYIDQLILKDMNEQIKNICKMNDLYSPDRIRISGKNGISLNGEKKIEPDTMYVSTINGKSTRSLVKGLGENYYNKAYLATKRDYLTLSLGRFSSFPGFSVIYEMIGSNNGVVGGFVSPLEDLTILAANRIASILKGASPSDFSQITETSKAYIFDYKVLEQWGISRSKLPAGSLFVNMPFYIQYKIYIIFLLILVGISFIIIITYQRILYKRENARKIEIQENLRQEKEFLSFALESGNIFTFRYKNGTFLFDKEFYHYLDMPEEPISADRFQQAIHPSEQADFLLNRYKLDHGFTSRQITRRRYDFNKKGYLWWEFRYAQNTNLNSQSADNQVEVNGLCLNIQHTKDTEQELIDARKKAEESDQMKSVFLANMSHEIRTPLNAIVGFSQLIASEEMQLEDEEKKEFISLINKNSDQLLKLINDILDLSRIESGHISFAYEICNLSELMDDVYNTHRLLMPDGVELRKKVPEKPAIINTDRIRLTQVLTNFINNATKFTEEGYIEIKYEYSDDNRFILLSVKDTGKGIPQEKIKQVFERFQKLDEFAKGTGLGLAISQSIIRTFKGTIQLESEEGKGSKFIVSLPYEPSSLGQ, encoded by the coding sequence ATGTCTGGCAAATATTTATCGGTACAATTCATACTTTTCCCGTTGTTGGCTCTCCTGCTTTTCAACTCCTGTTCGCAGGCCGCAAAGAAAAAACATATATTGATCATTCAATCGTATGAATCCAGTTTTCCTGCCTATAAGGAAATGAAAAAGATCCTGGCATCCCGATTACAGAAAAAAGACATACAAGCAGAAGTCTATTCCTACTATCTGGACTGTGAACAGAATCTGGAGAAAAAGCAAAAAATAAATCTTTTCGGGAAGCTGAACGAACTGTGCCCCTGGAAGCCTGACATCATCCTGACTTTCGACGACCAGGCATTGAATATTTTACTAAGTTGCGGCCATCCGTGCATAGCCACGATTCCGGTTGTTTTCACCGGAGTGAATTATCCCAATGCTTCTTTTATTCAAAAATATCCCAATATTACCGGCTTCCACGACAAGCCGGATTATAAAACAAATATCAAACTGATTGAACAGCTGATCGGAAAATGTATCGTAGTCAGGGTTACCGACGGAGAGTACATCGATCAACTTATCTTAAAAGACATGAACGAGCAGATCAAAAACATCTGCAAAATGAACGACCTTTACTCGCCTGACAGGATACGCATCTCCGGAAAGAACGGCATTTCGCTGAACGGAGAAAAGAAAATAGAACCGGATACCATGTATGTCAGTACGATCAACGGAAAGTCCACGCGATCGCTGGTCAAAGGATTAGGCGAAAATTATTACAATAAAGCCTACCTTGCTACCAAAAGGGATTATCTGACTCTTTCATTGGGACGTTTCAGTTCGTTTCCGGGCTTTTCCGTCATTTATGAAATGATCGGAAGCAACAATGGAGTGGTTGGCGGTTTCGTTTCGCCACTCGAAGATTTGACAATTCTTGCAGCAAACCGTATTGCCAGCATACTGAAAGGAGCTTCTCCCAGTGATTTTTCACAGATCACAGAAACCAGCAAAGCCTATATCTTCGATTATAAAGTACTGGAGCAATGGGGTATCAGCAGAAGCAAATTACCCGCCGGTTCCCTGTTCGTAAACATGCCTTTTTATATACAGTATAAAATATATATCATATTCTTGCTTATTCTGGTCGGAATCTCATTCATCATCATTATCACTTATCAACGGATACTCTATAAGAGAGAGAATGCACGTAAAATAGAAATACAGGAGAACCTAAGGCAGGAAAAGGAATTTCTCTCATTCGCCCTGGAAAGCGGTAACATTTTTACTTTCCGTTACAAAAACGGTACATTCCTATTCGACAAAGAGTTTTATCATTATCTGGATATGCCGGAAGAGCCAATCAGCGCAGACCGTTTCCAACAGGCCATTCATCCAAGCGAACAGGCTGACTTTCTATTAAACCGCTATAAGCTGGATCATGGCTTCACTTCCCGTCAGATTACCAGAAGACGATACGACTTTAACAAAAAGGGATACCTTTGGTGGGAATTCCGTTATGCACAAAACACCAATCTAAACAGTCAGAGCGCAGACAATCAGGTCGAAGTAAACGGTCTATGCTTGAATATCCAGCATACAAAAGATACAGAACAGGAACTGATCGATGCCCGCAAAAAAGCAGAAGAATCGGATCAGATGAAATCTGTGTTCCTGGCTAATATGAGCCATGAAATACGTACGCCGCTGAATGCGATAGTCGGTTTCTCCCAGCTGATAGCTTCCGAAGAGATGCAGCTGGAAGACGAAGAAAAAAAAGAGTTTATCAGTCTGATCAACAAGAACAGCGATCAATTGCTTAAACTGATCAACGACATACTCGATTTGTCACGTATAGAATCCGGTCATATTTCATTCGCCTACGAAATATGTAATCTGAGCGAACTGATGGATGATGTCTATAATACGCACCGGCTACTGATGCCTGACGGAGTGGAGTTACGAAAGAAAGTACCTGAAAAACCAGCGATCATTAATACCGACCGCATCCGCTTAACCCAGGTTCTTACAAACTTCATCAATAATGCCACAAAATTTACGGAAGAAGGATATATCGAAATCAAGTATGAATACAGCGACGATAACCGGTTCATCCTGCTTTCTGTCAAAGATACGGGGAAAGGCATTCCCCAGGAAAAGATAAAGCAAGTATTCGAACGCTTTCAGAAACTGGATGAGTTTGCCAAAGGTACGGGTTTGGGACTTGCGATCAGCCAAAGTATCATCAGGACTTTCAAAGGGACGATCCAGCTGGAATCCGAAGAAGGGAAAGGCAGCAAATTTATAGTATCACTGCCTTATGAACCATCCTCACTCGGTCAGTAA